The DNA window AGTAGCTTCTTCTGCTGGGTCTATTCTGTTGGTCTGACACTGGCttccttcattggcttcctgttaaatccaggagTTGAATTcgaaatcctgctcctcacatacaaggtcttaaataatcaggccccatcttatcttaatgaccttgtagtaccatatcaccctattagagcacttcgctctcgctctgcaggcctacttgttgttcctagagtatttaaaagtagaatgggaggcagagccttcagttttcaggcccctcttctgtggaaccagcttccagtttggattcaggagacagacactatctctactttcaagattaggcttaaaaggGAGACAGAaacccttttcttttttgctaaagccaatagttagggctggatcatcCCTTTGATACAACAGTCTCAGGCTTCTAGGGAACATCCAGTGATGAAGTGAGATTTTTCACTTCCCTTGTGTTTCCACTACAGTCATCATAGTTTCCACATAATCGCAGAGAGCACAGACGTCATGGTAAATTttagcttttaatgatttctttgaaatgttctttttgaAGGATTAATTACAGTACcgaatatctatctatctaaaaaACAAGAACTGTGAGcgcaagtttgaatttattttggatttcctTTAATCCAGAGTGAACTGTACACAGTGCCTTGAAAAACTTTGATTTTGTTGGTCTTGAACTTTTACACTTTTGTTATCTTACAatcaaaaacataatttttatTGTGATTTTCTGTGACAGACCAACACAGAGTAGCACACAATTGTGAAGtggtacaaaaaagaaaaagaagatgcatgGTTTTCAAAATTTTAAGTAAATCAAATCTGGTTTGCCGTGTTTTGGATTCTGCATCAATACTTTGTAGGGCCACCTTCCTCTACACGTCTTTgaggtatgtctctaccagctttgcacatccagagactgaaatctttgctcaTTCTTCGTTGCAAAACAGCTCAAGCTCAGGCAGATTCGATGGGGAGCgtctgtgaacagcagttttcaagTCTCGCCACCGAtgggatttagatctggactttggcCATTTTAACACATGAATATTCTTTGGtctaaaccattccattgtatCTTTCGCTGTATGTTTCCAGTCATTGTCTTGTTCAAAGGCAAATCTCCTTCCCAGTCTCAAGTCCTTGGTAGCCTCCTACAGCTGTGAAAACTATcattttaatctcagccaaactgatttactcaggaacaaataaaacactgaaaaaagtcgaacaataacatttttcaaTTATCCAAGTGACTTTTATATCATGTtcaacccgagcagcgaaagaATGCAGGGGTCTGAAAATATGATTTGCTGGGAATTCGGTGTTCTCGCCGTCTCTAGCAAGCCTTGAACCCCCAGCTAGCTATCAAGCTGGTGGGTATCAGACGTAACCAAAAACATTGGAGCACTTATGCAAAAATGATTACTTGCTGCTAGCAGGTTGTTAATGCTATCCTTCAAGTCTAAAACCAGCATGTTAATACGTGGAGATCCTGAAAGCTGCTCCAAATATGatcaattatattttaaatatttgttcaattcaaatcagttcaaattctttttttctttcttaaagaAATCTTCTACATCATGTATATTTTTTATGCCATGTGTCATTCCATTGCAAATAATAATCACAATTAAATTAAGAGGAGATGGCTGCAAAAACTCAGGAGCTGTGATTTCATCACACACTGCGTTCTAGACACCGTATAAACTTATGAAGTCCGGCGAAAACACAAGTACAGACGGGCGTACATGAGTATTTGGCCTAACAGTCTGCAGTCTATGAACTAACCTCAGCTAACGccagctaacaatgttagcttGTTCGCGAGTATCCTTCACTAATAGTAATAACAACTGCAAAGCAATAGTACGTTGATCAGCCCATTTCCAATTAAGAAATGCCTTCCTGCCCGTGCACTGCTGGCTCTGGGTCCATTGTGTAACTGACGCCACCAACAATAACAGGACGCTTACATTAGAGCCttactgtgtgttttgtttcggTTTCCagcaatcagaatcagagaaacTGTATTCATCCCATATGGAAATtgagtataaaaatgttttaaaaagaggACACGTGTTTTTCTCTAACCCGCTCTCAGCCATGCTATATATGACACATGCCCAGCTAAACCCTCGCCCGACTGCTTTCAATCCACAAAATTGGAGAAGGCATAGAGAGGGGACAGCCAAACATATGGAACCGGAAATGACCACCGTGTATtctatttatttcaacaaagtaactgtattctgattaCCACCGATTAAAAAAGGTAATTCTAATGGAATACAgttacattttgtattttaaatacgtaacacgGGTACATGcattctgttactccccaacactgccttTGTTTGTCTGTCAACAAtagctttcttcttgccactgtTCCATACAGGCCAGATATGTGGAATACACACTCACAGTTGTCCTGTGGACAGACTCTCCCGCCTGAGCTGTGGATTTCTGCAGCTCCTCCAAATGGACAGTGGGCCTGTTAGAAGCTTCTCTGATAAGTGCTCTCTTTCCTCGGTCTGTCAGTTTAGGTGGATGGTCATGTCTTggagtgctttttgttttgttttttatatataacctAACCTTACTATAACTTTATCTACatctttatccctgacctgtctggtgagTGCCTCAGTCCTCATGATTTGTTCATTAATGTTCTCTAACAAACcactgaggccgtcacagagcagatGTGTTTATAATGAGactaaatcacacacaggtgagctctATGATCTAGTTAGGTGACTTCTGaaggcaactgactgcactggATTTTATTTGGAGGTATCAGAGTACAGGAGGCTGAATACAAATGCACGCCACACTCTTCAGACTTTTTAAAACCATGTATCATTGTCATACAAGTTCACAATTATGTGctactttgtgttggtctgtcACAGAAGATCTCAATGAAATATTTAAGTTTGTGGTTATAAAGTGATAAAATGTGTAAAGAGGTATGAATCCTTTTTCAAGACATTGTATTTACACTCACTGGAATCTTTTGATAGTCGGTCCCACTGCATCATTTTTAGATCCTGGACCTCAGTACTACAgtaagtgtgtttgtgtcagccGTGTACGTCCACTTGTTGTTTCACAAATGTCTGTATCCTGACCTCTTCTGGTTGTTTGGTAGTATTGCATTTTCTTTCTGACACCATGTCTGACTTTAGTGTTTCTGGAAAGTAATTGTAATTAGATGTGCTCAGCATGAGAGGTTCAGTTATGAGCAGCGCATACCTGTTACTGTAGGAAGAATTATTCTTCAAATAATCAGcagaaacataaaatcagtttaaTTAAACTGCAGTTTATTTACATGTCCATCAGCTTCAGAGACCAGTGAGGATCTTTAATTCAATTTAATAAAAATCACTGAGATGGAAGAAATAAGAATttccacttttacttttcatgaaGTCAAAgacttgattttaaaaaagtgaataCAATTCTACATTAGCTTAGAGTTAAAGCGTATAAGTTGGTAAAATacaatttatatataaataagaaaactgtaactcacaggtgtcgaactccaggcctcgagggccggtgtcctgcaggtttcagatgtatccttgaaccaacacagctgatttaaatggctaaattacctcttcaacatgtcttgaagttctccaggaGCCTGGTGATAAACTAATCATgtcattcaggtgtgttggccaagggtgagatctaaaacctgcaggacagcggCTCTAGAGGCCTgcagtttgacacccctgctgtagatTATTGgaataaatgacaataaaatacatttttgacaGTACGACAGACAGACTCAAAGTGTAAAAGTGTGAGGTTCAGTGAGTAATGTCTGACTACTTTTCCTCACAGCTCGCctgactgtgagtcccagcagctctcagcTGTTTGAAGGAGagtttgtgtctctgagctgtgaggaggacgacagctctgctggatggactctgaggagaaacacaagcaaacgACAGAGGACTCGGTGTGGAGATGGGTGGGGAAAACCAGCTGGTTCGACTAATTCTTCGTGTAACATCAGCTACATCTTCACATTGgacagtggagtttactggtgtgagtccagagagggtcccatcagtaacatggttaacctgacagtcactggtaagctgagtgtgtggagttagtgttgatgaagctgtgtgtaaatggatgaaatgctgtagtttgtctctgtgttgaggtggatcagtgatcctgcagagtcctgtcctccctgtgatggagggagatgacgtcactctgctctgtaaaacaaacaccACCGGctccaacctcccagctgctttctataaagatggtGTCTTTATTGGGAACCAGTCTACAGGTCGcatgaccatccagcatgtttccaggtctgatgaaggcctctacaagtgtgacatcagcggtcatggagagtctccacccagctggatcactgtcaaACGTGAGGAGCTTCACTCTGATTTCAGCTCTTTTTTTCATCAACACCTTCACCTAAACAGGTGTGATTCTCTCTGCAGGTAAACCTAAGACTGCAAACCCGCCCATTTCAGGAGCTCCACACCCAAACTCGAGTCATCTTCACTCTGACTTTGCACTGATGCGCTACCTGCTGGTGTTCTGTCCGTACTTCATCTCCACTCTTCTTATGGTGTCCTTATATCGACAGAGAGCCACAGGTAACACTCTAACCTGTCAGTCAATCAATGAACTGTGGGTGATTGAATTAATTTGTTAATATTTCATGTTAGAATAATACAATAACAATCATAATAACAAGAATCTGGATTTCCTTTCTGACCTCGTGTCTTGCAGGAGCTCACCTGAactgaggatgatgatgatgctaaCAAAGAGCATCACTTGTGAATTTCACCAACAACTCAAGAACTCGTTCACAAACAGTGAAAGCACACAGACGTGTGTTTAAGCTGAGCGTGTGAACACACAAATGCTCAGTGTCAGAGCACGCATCCACACAAATGATGAAGGCTCAGCTGTCCGACATACACCGATCAGGCATAACATCATGGGTGAAGGTAAaggtgaagtgaataacactgattacCGCTTCATCATGGCACCTGTTAGTGTGAGGGCTACATCAGGAGTAGGTGAATAGTTAGTCTTTAAGTTGAGGTAAAGGAAAAATTCAAGTGTAGGGATTTAAACGAGTTTGAAAAGGGCTGAACTGTGAGGCTAGATGACCGAGTGAGGACATCTGAAAAACTGCAGGACTCGTAGGGTGTTCCTGGTGTGCTGTGGTCAGTCTTTATCAAAAGTGGTCAAAGGAAACAACAGAAAGAACCAAAGACAGGGTCATGGGTGGCCAAGGCTCATTGATACACGTAGGAAGtgaaggctggctctgtggtccAAACCTTAGCTGCTGTAGCTCAGATTGCTGACATAAAGTCCTGGTTCTGATAGAAAGTAAACAGAAGATGGTATTGAGTATTGGTCTGCTGGGAAACAGTATTCCCTGATGGCTGTGACTGCCATCGGCAGGATAATGCGTCTTGCCATGAAGCACAGATGGTTCAGGAACTGTTTGAGGAGCACAACAACAAGTCTGAGGTGGTCTCCAAATTCCCCAGATCTCAACTCACACAATCATCTGTGGGACGTGCTGGACAAACATGTCTGACGTCCCACCTCCCAGCTGAGAGGACTTATGGGATCTTTTGTTAACACACTGCCTGTGTGGAGTCCATATCTTGATGACTGggctgttttggcagcaaaGAGGAGGGTAAACACAATATTAGGCTGGAGCTCATACTGTTATGCCTGGTCAGTGTATATCATCACATGAAATAATAAGAACAACCAGTTATTTAGCTTTTCAAAAAACAGCAATCTATGCAGATAAGCTAAATTGTATCTCTGGTTAATGTGAACAGATGAGGACCCAAAACTGATGTCTGGGGAACTCCTCAGAGTGGCCGGGCACCACACAAAGATATTCAGAGCAAGTTAAGGTGGAAACATCTTCAGACTGAAGACTCCTAAACTAAAGACTGTAAGCTTTGTAGCAGATCCACAGAGAGTGAGACAGCCAGCGCGCTGTTATCACGTCACTCACATTCAAACTACCTCCATAAATCAGCTTTAAATCCCCCTTAAACGGCAGGTTTACTGGTATACAACAGCACTGGTTTAACCTTTGGAAACAAAATTATTAAAGATTGCTgaattcacattttattctgcatGTTTGCTTTCTTTATGGAACCAGCAGGAGCAGCAAAAAGCTCCAGAAAAACTCAAACTGGATTAAACTGTGATCCCAAAAGGAAACagccagagaagaagaaatctGAGCTCTGTGTTTTCTTCTGGTTTTGGTAGAACTGGGCTAAAGACCTgtctttaatatttagtattttatgTTAGTAAGAACATAAAAGGAACAATTATGATGGGAAAACCAGAAACGAACAGAAAgatttatttcttctgttatttgttctttttttttttttttctttttgtcttttaaatgtttgtgaCTTTGAGAGTTTGGagaacctgaaaaatctgtatttattttctatgcTTAGGGGTATTTAAAGAGGAATA is part of the Maylandia zebra isolate NMK-2024a linkage group LG3, Mzebra_GT3a, whole genome shotgun sequence genome and encodes:
- the LOC101479341 gene encoding Fc receptor-like protein 2 gives rise to the protein MEETTLLCLLFLTAVLICTTHQARLTVSPSSSQLFEGEFVSLSCEEDDSSAGWTLRRNTSKRQRTRCGDGWGKPAGSTNSSCNISYIFTLDSGVYWCESREGPISNMVNLTVTGGSVILQSPVLPVMEGDDVTLLCKTNTTGSNLPAAFYKDGVFIGNQSTGRMTIQHVSRSDEGLYKCDISGHGESPPSWITVKRKPKTANPPISGAPHPNSSHLHSDFALMRYLLVFCPYFISTLLMVSLYRQRATGAHLN